One Aspergillus oryzae RIB40 DNA, chromosome 2 genomic window carries:
- a CDS encoding nucleotide triphosphate diphosphatase NUDT15 (ADP-ribose pyrophosphatase), with amino-acid sequence MPQTITTPDPRVGIGAFILNKKGEVLLGKRKGSHGAGTWALAGGHLEFGETFENCAEREVLEETGLTIRNVQFLTATNNVMLDENKHYVTVFVSGDICGDAVEPKLMEPEKCEAWEWVAWEEIVALAKDAMAGKESGERKKLFSPLVNLVEQRPGFRPVVN; translated from the exons ATGCCCCAAACCATAACAACCCCAGATCCAAGAGTAGGCATCGGTGCCTTCATTCTCAACAAGAAGGGCGAAGTCCTCCTAGGCAAGAGAAAGGGCAGCCATGGTGCAG GTACCTGGGCTCTAGCAGGAGGTCATCTTGAATTCGGCGAGACTTTTGAGAACTGTGCCGAACGGGAGGTCTTGGAAGAGACGGGGCTCACTATCCGCAACGTTCAATTTCTCACGGCTACCAATAATGTCATGCTAGATGAGAATAAGCATTACGTGACTGTCTTTGTGAGTGGGGATATTTGTGGTGATGCTGTGGAGCCGAAG CTGATGGAGCCGGAGAAATGCGAGGCGTGGGAGTGGGTGGCTTGGGAGGAAATTGTCGCGTTGGCTAAAGACGCCATGGCTGGGAAGGAGAGCGGCGAGAGGAAAAAGCTGTTTTCGCCGTTGGTAAATTTGGTAGAACAGCGGCCTGGATTTCGTCCAGTTGTGAACTAA
- the nar1 gene encoding iron-sulfur cluster assembly protein NAR1 (nuclear architecture related protein) codes for MSAILSADDLNDFISPGVACIKPVETLPKNESSNSQNPYEVTTEDKVQPENLPPAQISLTDCLACSGCVTSAEAVLISLQSHAEVLNTLDAYPELPLTQNHNGPYTGSSDALDGESRIFVASVSPQVRASLAATYGISEKEATYMIDQFLSGPHGLRAGGKHGSGFSWVVDTNVMRDAILVLTADEVSETLKEPSARAISKDTLPKRPVLSSACPGWICYAEKTHPFVLPHLSRLKSPQALTGTFLKTVLSKALGVPPSRVWHLAIMPCFDKKLEASREELTDVSWSPLDGGVPLTESNKPVRDVDCVITTRELLTLASSRGISLPTLPLKSLAPSYTPHFPDETLNAFLFRKQNGSEQSMEAGTSGGYLHHVLKTFQAKNPGSEIVTQRGRNADVVEYSLMSPGGEPLMKAARYYGFRNIQNLVRKLKPARVSRLPGARVPAASAGGNRRQPISRNSASAGSGTDFAYVEVMACPGGCTNGGGQIRIEDAREASTSTQSVTAVENPSKPTPHEQRAWLARVDEAYFSAESDAEGEMDGQAQPLTIPEREARVHEAFEYWSNLMNIPLSKLVYTTYREVESDVGKPKDAPIDTTRVVELAGKIGGGW; via the exons ATGAGTGCCATTTTATCGGCAGACGACTTGAACGATTTTATCTCTCCAGGTGTTGCCTGCATCAAACCGGTAGAGACGCTTCCGAAGAATGAGTCATCAAATTCCCAG AACCCATACGAAGTGACCACGGAAGATAAAGTTCAGCCTGAAAACCTTCCCCCAGCACAGATATCGTTGACCGACTGTCTTGCCTGTTCCGGCTGCGTTACCTCTGCTGAAGCGGTGCTGATCTCGTTGCAATCGCATGCAGAGGTCCTCAATACCCTTGACGCATATCCCGAATTACCATTGACGCAGAACCACAACGGACCTTACACTGGCAGTAGTGATGCGCTTGACGGAGAAAGCAGGATTTTCGTGGCAAGTGTTAGCCCTCAAGTGAGAGCAAGCTTGGCTGCTACCTATGGCATCtcagaaaaggaagcgacATACATGATCGATCAATTTTTAAGTGGTCCCCATGGCTTACGTGCTGGAGGAAAACATGGTAGCGGCTTCAGTTGGGTCGTTGATACCAACGTTATGCGTGACGCAATACTCGTTCTTACAGCAGACGAAGTCAGCGAGACATTGAAGGAACCATCTGCAAGAGCTATTTCAAAAGATACTCTCCCTAAGCGGCCAGTTCTGTCATCAGCCTGTCCGGGATGGATTTGCTATGCTGAGAAAACACACCCTTTCGTACTCCCCCACCTTTCTCGACTGAAGTCCCCTCAAGCATTGACGGGCACTTTTCTGAAGACGGTGCTGAGCAAAGCTCTGGGTGTGCCGCCTTCCCGTGTATGGCATCTCGCGATCATGCCTTGCTTCGATAAAAAGCTTGAGGCCAGTCGAGAAGAACTTACTGATGTGTCGTGGTCCCCGCTTGACGGTGGGGTGCCTTTAACGGAGTCCAACAAGCCTGTCCGTGATGTCGATTGTGTCATTACCACTCGAGAGCTACTTACATTGGCTTCGTCCCGTGGGATTTCTCTCCCTACATTACCGCTGAAATCTCTTGCGCCATCATACACCCCACATTTCCCAGACGAAACACTTAACGCGTTCCTGTTCCGTAAGCAAAATGGGTCGGAACAGTCTATGGAGGCCGGTACATCTGGCGGTTACCTTCATCACGTCCTTAAGACCTTCCAAGCTAAAAATCCCGGAAGTGAGATTGTGACCCAAAGGGGGAGAAATGCTGATGTTGTGGAATATTCACTTATGTCCCCTGGAGGCGAACCGCTCATGAAAGCCGCTCGTTATTATGGTTTCAGGAACATCCAGAATCTTGTCCGGAAGCTCAAGCCTGCACGGGTGTCACGACTTCCAGGGGCTAGAGTGCCTGCAGCTTCAGCGGGCGGTAATCGGCGACAACCAATCTCAAGAAACAGCGCCTCTGCCGGGTCTGGGACGGATTTTGCTTATGTGGAAGTTATGGCATGTCCCGGTGGCTGTACTAATGGGGGAGGGCAGATACGTATCGAAGATGCCAGGGAAGCCAGTACTAGCACACAGTCCGTAACGGCGGTAGAGAAtccatcaaagccaactcCGCACGAGCAGCGGGCCTGGCTCGCTCGTGTCGATGAAGCATATTTCTCGGCAGAGTCTGATGCCGAAGGCGAAATGGACGGTCAGGCACAGCCCCTCACCATCCCTGAGAGGGAGGCTAGGGTCCATGAAGCTTTCGAGTATTGGTCTAACCTGATGAATATCCCTCTTTCGAAACTTGTCTACACGACTTATCGTGAGGTTGAGAGCGATGTTGGCAAACCCAAAGACGCCCCTATTGATACTACCCGCGTCGTTGAGCTGGCCGGGAAgatcggtggtggttggtag
- a CDS encoding glycoside hydrolase family 78 protein (predicted protein), translated as MISRLSIAPPSAEQHPTGFGVGNATPRLSWRFLNTKEACPLGWEQTSYEIQILRSQDSPIETYEVASDKSVLVPWPSSPLQSRESVQVRVRAHGTCIKEARAEPTNWSPWSTIECALLHRHDWKGLPIASLEAPPHDAPLRPVRFRKCFHISGADAISRARLYITSLGVYRAFINGQVVGDQCMAPGWTSYRHRLNYQVFDVTDLLNPSGPNVIAVEVGEGWYATRLGFRGGRRKLYGDKLAVLAQLEVQSEQDKSFSLATDSTWTCHPSAILRSELYDGEVYDAREENPSWNSALESKDSSWNPVQELEFPSATLVAPDAPPVRVTEEIKAVEVLHTPSGKTVVDFGQNLVGRLRVRCINKPEGERVTFTHAEVLEHGELGTRPLRAAKCRDEFISAGKEVTDWTPQHTFHGFRYVQVEGWTDQDPPLLTNLVALVMHTDLTRTGWFQCSHPMVNQLHQNAWWSMRGNFLSIPTDCPQRDERLGWTGDIQVFCPSANFLYNTAGMLGHWLEDVAAEQLKEGNGCVPPFIVPNVISEELWPHHVPQAIWDDVVVLTPWILYLSYGDTDILRRQYASMLAWIDRGIQRGPDGLWDPEVWQLGDWLDPTAPPVEPGDARTDGTLVADAYLVHVTSVMAQVSEVLGETADTTRFQADSNRLKATFQDKYIARSGLLAGDTQTALSLALMYELHATTDQAIEAAKRLVRLVRQAKFRVATGFAGTPIIAHALTKTGHQQIAYRMLLEKSRPSWMYPITMGATTIWERWDSMLPDGSINPGEMTSFNHYALGSIINWLHYSVAGVRPIAPGWKQFRVEPIPGGSIDSAEVAYETPYGRIECRWAFDAAEDRFSLDLLVPPNSRALVILPSEERWEKRVALKADDEDGTWIGSGHHQFSCRWSVGSHRGEWPPKPIIPIMRKPGPETIA; from the coding sequence ATGATAAGCCGACTGTCTATCGCACCCCCCTCAGCCGAACAACACCCGACTGGCTTTGGTGTGGGCAACGCGACTCCCCGCCTATCCTGGCGGTTTCTTAACACAAAGGAGGCTTGTCCGCTAGGATGGGAGCAGACTTCTTACgaaatccaaatcctccgGTCCCAAGACTCACCCATAGAGACATATGAAGTGGCCAGCGATAAATCAGTCCTGGTGCCTTGGCCAAGCTCCCCTTTACAGTCGCGGGAAAGCGTTCAGGTGCGAGTTCGAGCTCACGGTACATGTATTAAGGAGGCACGAGCGGAACCTACAAATTGGTCTCCTTGGTCTACAATTGAATGTGCCCTGCTCCATCGTCATGACTGGAAGGGCCTTCCCATTGCAAGTCTAGAAGCTCCACCCCATGACGCCCCCTTGCGGCCAGTACGATTTCGGAAGTGCTTCCATATCTCGGGTGCAGACGCTATCAGTCGGGCTCGTCTATACATCACTAGTCTAGGGGTATATCGCGCCTTTATCAATGGTCAGGTGGTCGGCGATCAATGCATGGCTCCTGGCTGGACAAGCTACCGGCATCGCCTCAATTACCAGGTGTTTGACGTTACAGATCTGCTAAATCCAAGCGGACCAAATGTTATCGCGGTTGAGGTGGGTGAAGGATGGTATGCTACACGTCTAGGATTTCGTGGGGGTCGCCGAAAACTGTATGGCGATAAATTAGCAGTACTGGCCCAGCTAGAGGTGCAGTCTGAGCAGGACAAATCCTTTTCATTGGCCACAGATTCTACCTGGACTTGTCACCCAAGTGCAATCCTGCGGAGTGAGCTTTATGATGGCGAAGTCTACGATGCGAGAGAGGAGAACCCTAGTTGGAATAGTGCTCTTGAGAGTAAGGATTCTTCTTGGAATCCCGTGCAGGAGTTAGAGTTCCCTTCAGCAACTTTGGTAGCTCCGGACGCGCCACCTGTGCGCGTTACAGAGGAGATCAAAGCTGTAGAAGTTCTACACACTCCATCAGGAAAGACCGTTGTTGATTTCGGTCAGAACCTCGTCGGTCGGTTGCGTGTCCGCTGCATAAACAAACccgaaggagagagagtCACATTCACACATGCAGAGGTCTTGGAGCACGGTGAGCTAGGAACTCGCCCATTGCGAGCCGCAAAATGCAGAGATGAATTTATCTCtgcgggaaaagaagtcacTGATTGGACCCCACAACATACCTTTCACGGATTCCGATATGTACAAGTAGAGGGTTGGACTGATCAAGATCCACCCTTACTTACAAACCTTGTGGCATTGGTAATGCACACTGACCTAACTCGTACTGGCTGGTTCCAATGTTCACACCCGATGGTCAACCAGTTGCATCAGAACGCCTGGTGGAGTATGCGCGGGAACTTCCTTTCCATCCCAACGGACTGTCCCCAGCGAGATGAGCGCCTCGGATGGACAGGAGACATTCAGGTTTTCTGCCCTTCGGCGAATTTTCTCTACAATACGGCCGGTATGCTGGGGCACTGGTTGGAAGATGTGGCTGCAGAACAGCTCAAAGAAGGGAACGGCTGCGTTCCACCATTCATAGTACCAAATGTGATCAGCGAGGAGTTGTGGCCGCATCATGTACCCCAAGCAATTTGGGATGATGTAGTTGTCTTGACCCCTTGGATTCTCTACCTCTCATACGGGGACACCGACATCCTCCGCCGACAATATGCTAGTATGCTGGCCTGGATCGACCGAGGAATTCAACGGGGTCCTGATGGGCTCTGGGACCCCGAAGTGTGGCAGCTAGGAGACTGGCTGGATCCGACAGCACCGCCAGTTGAACCAGGAGACGCCCGAACAGATGGCACACTAGTCGCCGATGCCTATTTGGTCCATGTCACTTCGGTCATGGCCCAAGTCAGTGAGGTCCTAGGCGAGACGGCAGACACCACCCGATTCCAGGCCGACTCTAACCGACTGAAGGCTACTTTCCAAGATAAGTATATCGCACGGTCAGGCTTACTTGCTGGAGACACACAGACAGCACTAAGCCTGGCACTTATGTACGAGCTCCATGCAACGACCGATCAGGCCATAGAAGCTGCAAAGCGACTAGTCCGGCTAGTCCGACAAGCTAAGTTCCGAGTAGCCACGGGGTTCGCTGGTACCCCGATCATCGCCCATGCACTAACGAAGACCGGCCATCAACAAATCGCCTACCGCATgttattggagaagagccgGCCGTCCTGGATGTACCCGATCACCATGGGAGCAACCACGATATGGGAACGCTGGGACAGCATGCTCCCCGACGGATCCATCAATCCGGGTGAGATGACTAGCTTCAACCACTACGCTCTCGGTTCCATCATAAACTGGCTCCATTACAGCGTGGCTGGCGTGCGTCCCATCGCTCCCGGATGGAAGCAGTTCCGGGTTGAACCCATCCCTGGCGGCAGTATCGATTCAGCTGAAGTCGCATATGAAACTCCCTACGGGAGGATCGAATGTCGATGGGCCTTCGACGCGGCTGAGGACCGCTTCAGTTTGGATCTGTTAGTCCCTCCGAATTCGCGCGCGCTCGTCATCTTGCCCAGCGAGGAGAGATGGGAAAAGAGGGTCGCCCTGAAGgccgatgacgaggacggTACATGGATCGGATCAGGGCACCACCAATTCTCATGCCGATGGAGCGTGGGCAGTCATCGTGGTGAGTGGCCTCCTAAACCCATTATTCCCATCATGCGGAAGCCGGGGCCGGAGACCATTGCTTGA
- a CDS encoding uncharacterized protein (predicted protein) yields the protein MADGCDSRNTGIAGALKASEAITLPRKNWKVSEREHHRTFIMSQAVMLDALTVDVYHNLEGIKDHGLDVNFTALRYKTLYVIGRRQYATKPEGAVTVGPRTEHLPIISYTGWYERQTWNEFLGETLSVMLGQLAQNMTVRTGKAGVQDQEVFVVGFHGPQFHIARTLFAADLVARVHPRGCSNNEVIELQFTRGYDLSLKKDWLEATRALARLFRYLLCGRAKVAAVQGYLNRPAKTAEKSM from the exons ATGGCCGATGGATGTGATTCCAGAAACACAGGCATTGCGGGTGCCCTGAAGGCAAGCGAGGCAATTACCCTACCTAGGAAAAACTGGAAAGTATCTGAGAGAGAACATCACCGAACCTTCATCATGTCACAGGCTGTGATGTTAGATGCGCTGACGGTGGATGTTTATCACAATCTTGAAGGCATCAAAGatcatggtcttgatgtTAa CTTTACTGCTTTGAGATACAAGACGCTATATGTGATCGGCCGTAGACAATATGCTACAAAACCGGAGGGCGCGGTCACCGTTGGGCCCAGAACTGAGCACTTGCCGATTATATCGTATACCGGG TGGTATGAGAGACAAACGTGGAACGAGTTCCTAGGAGAGACCCTCAGCGTAATGCTGGGGCAGCTTGCCCAGAATATGACCGTTCGCACAGGCAAAGCAGGTGTTCAAGACCAAGAGGTCTTCGTGGTTGGGTTTCATGGGCCTCAATTTCATATCGCTCGAACATTATTCGCCGCTGATTTAGTTGCCAGAGTACATCCAAGAGGGTGTTCAAACAACGAAGTTATTGAACTGCAATTCACTCGGGGCTATGATCTCTCTCTGAAGAAAGATTGGCTCGAAGCCACACGTGCTTTGGCGAGGCTGTTTCGATATCTGCTATGTGGGCGTGCAAAGGTTGCTGCGGTACAGGGCTACTTGAACAGGCCAGCTAAGACAGCAGAGAAAAGTATGTAG
- a CDS encoding putative formamidopyrimidine-DNA glycosylase (predicted protein) — MPELAEVSRIVHFIRQHLVGKTLAKVSTQNDDIVYGKAGTSASEFQKAMEGKKIVGAGQQGKYFWIAMASPPHVVMHFGMAGWLKIRNADTYYYRTDKPQDKEWPPKYWKFLLETDEDPKTEAAFVDFRRLGRIRLVDCPAEQIRKFSPLKENGPDPVADKDTVTEDWLASKLRSKKVPVKALLLDQANISGIGNWMGDEILYHARIHPEQYSNTLTDDQVKELHSALHYVCSISVDLLADSEKFPEDWLFKYRWSKGKKNASPTLPNGDKITFLTVGGRTSAVVPSVQKKTGPVSKDIKTEDDGTQNKRKRGIVPKVESDAEASEEEPKAKKAGSKKGAQPTKTADDEKKPEVDGTSAGRRRSARLKK, encoded by the exons ATGCCTGAGCTAGCCGAAGTCTCACGTATCGTCCATTTCATACGCCAGCATCTTGTCGGCAAGACCCTCGCCAAGGTATCTACGCAAAATGATGACATTGTCTATGGTAAAGCGGGGACGAGTGCCTCGGAATTTCAGAAAGcaatggaaggaaagaagatcGTTGGTGCAGGGCAGCAAGGCAAATACTTCTGGATAGCCATGGCGTCGCCGCCGCATGTCGTAATGCATTTTGGCATGGCAGGCTGGCTGAAAATTCGAAATGCTGATACATACTACTACCGGACTGACAAGCCACAAGACAAAGAATGGCCCCCAAAGTACTGGAAGTTCTTGCTGGAAACGGATGAGGACCCAAAGACAGAGGCTGCATTTGTTGACTTCCGCAGACTAGGCAGGATAAGACTGGTGGACTGTCCTGCGGAGCAGATTCGGAAGTTCAGCCCCCTCAAAGAGAACGGCCCAGACCCTGTAGCGGATAAGGACACGGTGACAGAAGACTGGCTGGCGAGCAAGCTAAGGAGCAAAAAGGTCCCCGTCAAGGCTTTACTTTTGGACCAAGCGAACATAAGCGGGATTGGGAATTGGATGGG AGATGAGATTCTCTACCATGCAAGAATTCACCCAGAGCAATACAGCAACACCTTGACTGACGATCAAGTCAAAGAACTTCACTCAGCCCTTCATTACGTCTGCTCAATCTCAGTGGATTTGCTAGCAGATTCCGAAAAGTTTCCTGAGGATTGGCTGTTCAAATACCGATGGTcgaaagggaagaagaatgccTCTCCCACTCTACCGAATGGTGATAAGATTACCTTCCTTACTGTCGGTGGTAGGACAAGTGCTGTGGTCCCAAGTGTGCAGAAAAAGACCGGTCCTGTATCGAAGGACATCAAGACTGAGGATGACGGTACGCAGAATAAACGGAAGCGAGGAATAGTGCCTAAAGTTGAAAGTGATGCGGAGGCAAGCGAGGAAGAGCCAAAGGCGAAGAAAGCAGGATCAAAAAAAGGAGCCCAACCGACCAAGACagccgacgacgagaagaaacccGAAGTAGACGGTACATCGGCTGGGAGAAGGCGTTCTGCTCGGCTCAAGAAATGA
- a CDS encoding uncharacterized protein (predicted protein): MSSSEPSKNLTGSNRRAVLSLTAKETKALLPQILAVVPHAPPTGIRCSRDTMPVLDSKYSPNLNTQVEVVNGDAFNIAISLTSPTDTKSVCVLNLASDKSAGGGWLRGALAQEEELCYRSSLSFTLKLRYYPLRNHDAIYSPTVIVFRENFTDGHRLMDLQRPESLPIVSVVSMAALRRPDVDRSTQPPRYKHIADRALTKDKMRVILRVAAYNKHRKLVLGAFGCGAFDNPKEEVANCWAEVLQEPEFQGWWENIVFAVLENTGDLAKSKGNFNVFHNRLHGLRV, translated from the coding sequence ATGTCCAGCTCCGAGCCTTCGAAGAACCTCACCGGCTCGAATAGGAGAGCTGTCTTGAGTTTAACTGCAAAGGAAACCAAGGCACTCCTCCCTCAGATCTTGGCTGTGGTTCCCCACGCTCCTCCTACTGGGATTCGTTGCTCGCGGGATACGATGCCGGTGCTGGACTCTAAGTATAGTCCAAATCTCAACACCCAAGTGGAAGTTGTGAATGGCGACGCTTTCAATATAGCTATCAGCCTCACCAGCCCCACGGACACCAAAAGCGTCTGCGTACTGAATCTGGCTAGCGATAAGAGTGCAGGTGGTGGTTGGCTTCGGGGAGCCTTggcccaggaggaagaactTTGTTATCGCAGTAGTCTTAGTTTCACGCTTAAGCTACGATACTACCCTTTACGGAATCACGATGCTATTTACTCCCCAACGGTTATAGTGTTTCGTGAGAATTTCACAGACGGACACAGATTAATGGACCTACAAAGGCCCGAGTCTCTACCCATTGTCAGTGTGGTCAGTATGGCCGCACTGAGGAGGCCGGACGTAGACCGGAGCACACAGCCCCCACGGTACAAACACATCGCGGATCGCGCATTGACGAAGGACAAAATGCGTGTGATTCTCCGTGTTGCAGCCTACAACAAACATCGGAAACTTGTTCTAGGTGCCTTTGGCTGTGGTGCTTTCGATAACccaaaggaagaggtcgCGAATTGTTGGGCAGAGGTTTTGCAGGAACCGGAGTTTCAAGGATGGTGGGAGAACATAGTGTTTGCGGTTCTGGAAAACACAGGCGATCTCGCCAAAAGCAAGGGAAATTTCAACGTTTTCCACAACAGGTTGCATGGGCTGAGAGTGTAA
- a CDS encoding sugar porter family MFS transporter (predicted transporter (major facilitator superfamily)), which yields MLSLNLVLITLVVALGGFVYGVDSGIIATTLGHETFKYAMFGPTGENAGLKGAIVSLYNVGQALGTFAAGYSANKFSRRWTICGSAVVAIIGAVLQSAAVNAGMMIAGRFFAGIGCGMLLTVVPIYIAEASPPHQRGFIVGLQGFMIAIGFCIANWIGYGGAFAKDDAQWRIPLAMQIPGPLLLAVGCCFIPYSPRWLIQEERYEEARAVLTMLQGSERDEDSLSQELAHIREQIQAEATEVTSFHVACAKLFSRRYLHRTLIACFIVVMGQFSGSQVIQNYQTSFYETVGFTGRTSLLISGVYGFMGVIGQIIYLFVVADKWPRTRTLWTGSLFLSILIAICMALSAVYGDASGGDLSGARAAIAMIFLYSCAYAVFFNAMVWVVPSELFPFFLRSTGLGLAVFSKSVAAIVLSQITPTALENVSWKYYSLFIATNFVAAFIYFFFLPETGGKTLEQIAELFGDPPSALSTGVKTEDADDRQSMVEAKDIKSTHVEAVV from the exons ATGCTTTCCCTTAACCTTGTCCTGATCACACTGGTGGTGGCTCTGGGAGGCTTCGTATATGGGGTGGATTCAG GGATTATCGCAACAACGTTGGGCCATGAAACTTTCAAATATGCCATGTTCGGTCCTACCGGTGAGAATGCTGGGTTGAAAG GGGCCATTGTTTCCTTGTACAATGTTGGTCAGGCTCTCGGTACATTCGCAGCAGGGTATTCAGCCAACAAGTTTAGTAGGCGATGGACTATTTGCGGAAGTGCCGTAGTAG CAATTATCGGTGCCGTTCTTCAGTCCGCCGCTGTCAATGCAGGAATGATGATTGCAGGAAGATTTTTCGCTGGAATCGGCTGCGGTATGCTTTTGACCGTCGTTCCCATCTATATCGCCGAAGCGTCCCCTCCCCATCAACGTGGATTCATTGTTGGCTTACAGGGCTTCATGATTGCCATTGGCTTCTGCATAGCCAACTGGATCGGTTATGGGGGCGCATTTGCCAAGGACGACGCCCAATGGCGAATTCCGTTGGCAATGCAGATCCCTGGTCCTCTGCTATTGGCCGTTGGATGTTGCTTTATACCTTATAGCCCTCGTTGGT TAATCCAAGAAGAGCGCTATGAAGAAGCCCGCGCCGTCCTAACAATGCTGCAGGGATCTGAAAGGGATGAGGATTCCTTGTCTCAAGAACTCGCACACATCCGGGAACAGATACAGGCAGAAGCAACCGAGGTTACAAGCTTTCACGTTGCTTGTGCCAAGCTATTTTCCCGTCGTTATCTTCACCGCACACTTATTGCGTGTTTCATTGTTGTCATGGGTCAGTTTAGCGGGTCTCAGGTCATTCAAAATTACCAGACCAGCTTCTATGAGACGGTAGGGTTTACCGGAAGAACTTCACTTTTGATTAGTGGCGTTTATGGCTTCATGGGCGTCATCGGCCAGATCATCTACCTCTTCGTGGTAGCAGACAAGTGGCCGCGCACACGCACATTGTGGACAGGCTCACTGTTTCTGTCGATCTTGATTGCCATATGTATGGCGTTATCAGCCGTGTACGGAGACGCAAGCGGTGGCGATCTCAGTGGTGCCCGTGCAGCTATCGCAATGATCTTCCTCTATTCCTGTGCCTATGcagtcttcttcaatgcGATGGTCTGGGTTGTGCCTTCTGAGCTcttcccattctttcttCGCTCGACCGGGCTTGGGCTTGCTGTGTTCAGCAAATCCGTCGCAGCAATTGTCCTATCGCAGATCACACCGACCGCGCTGGAGAATGTCAGCTGGAAATATTATTCACTTTTCATTGCCACTAACTTTGTGGCTGCttttatctatttcttctttctcccagAGACTGGAGGCAAAACATTGGAACAGATTGCTGAGCTGTTTGGCGACCCTCCTTCAGCCTTAAGTACTGGGGTTAAGACcgaggatgcggatgatAGACAAAGCATGGTGGAGGCGAAGGACATCAAGTCTACTCATGTGGAAGCGGTTGTATGA
- a CDS encoding sialidase family protein (predicted protein) → MRFLRFLLAAPLALAASIPRAETPTTFSEVTIFSPPSDYVIPRTLYARNLQLPNGDLLATWENYSPEPPAVYFPIYRSTDSGKTWSELSRVEDTANGLGLRYQPFLYYLEESIGSYEAGTILLAGSSIPTDLATTQIDLYASRDSGVTWEFVSHIAAGGEALPNNGLTPVWEPFLLAHNGKLICFYSDQRQNETYGQKLVHQTTTDLKNWGDVIDDVTYPTYTDRPGMPVVTKLPTGEFIMTYEYGSFFGTSDYSFPVYYRISADPENFLAAPHQKLVVSSGTQPTGSPYNVWTPFGGDNGTLVVSCGNLGSVFVNQALGEGEWTEISTPESASYTRSLRILQEKENYLLLNGGGVLQGESNKVTVSVMDLEAALA, encoded by the exons ATGCGTTTCCTACGTTTCCTTCTAGCCGCGCCGTTGGCTCTCGCGGCGAGCATCCCCAGGGCCGAGACCCCAACTACTTTCTCCGAGGTAACTATCTTCAGTCCACCATCCGACTATGTCATTCCTCGTACCCTCTACGCTCGCAACCTTCAATTGCCCAATGGAGATCTATTAGCTACCTGGGAAAACTACTCGCCCGAGCCACCAGCGGTCTATTTCCCAATCTATCGCTCAACCGATAGCGGTAAGACTTGGAGCGAACTGTCTCGCGTAGAAGATACAGCCAATGGACTGGGCCTGCGCTACCAGCCGTTCCTCTACTACCTGGAAGAGTCAATTGGTTCATACGAGGCCGGTACCATCCTGCTAGCTGGGAGCAGCATCCCAACAGACCTCGCGACCACACAGATCGATCTTTATGCTTCTCGCGACTCTGGCGTCACATGGGAGTTCGTGAGCCATATCGCTGCTGGCGGTGAAGCACTTCCTAACAACGGATTGACCCCAGTCTGGGAACCATTCCTTCTTGCTCA CAATGGAAAGTTGATCTGCTTCTACTCGGACCAGAGACAAAACGAAACCTATGGCCAGAAACTCGTTCACCAAACCACTACCGACCTGAAGAATTGGGGTGATGTAATTGACGATGT CACGTATCCTACCTACACTGATCGCCCGGGCATGCCCGTTGTCACCAAG CTGCCAACCGGTGAATTCATCATGACATATGAATATGGGTCATTCTTCGGCACCTCCGACTATTCCTTCCCTGTTTATTACCGGATCTCAGCGGACCCCGAGAACTTCCTCGCGGCCCCACACCAGAAGCTCGTCGTTTCAAGTGGCACTCAGCCCACAGGTTCCCCTTACAATGTGTGGACTCCCTTCGGCGGTGACAATGGCACCCTTGTTGTCAGCTGCGGCAACTTGGGCTCTGTCTTTGTCAACCAGGCCCTGGGTGAGGGCGAGTGGACGGAGATCTCCACCCCAGAAAGCGCAAGCTATACTCGGTCGCTGCGCATCctgcaagagaaggagaactaTCTCTTGCTGAACGGTGGTGGTGTGCTTCAGGGAGAGTCAAACAAGGTTACTGTTAGTGTGATGGATCTGGAAGCTGCGTTGGCATAG